In the genome of Myroides phaeus, one region contains:
- the fbaA gene encoding class II fructose-bisphosphate aldolase, producing MAHNIKPGVAFGDQVQEIFKYAKEKGFALPAVNVTSSSTINGVLETAAKLNSPVIIQFSNGGAAFMAGKGLSNENQKAAIIGAVAGAKHVHTLAEAYGVPVILHTDHCAKKLLPWIDGLLDAGEEFMKQFGKPLFSSHMIDLSEESIEENIEISKKYLARMEKLGMTLEIELGITGGEEDGVDNSDVDTSRLYTQPEEVAYAYEELSKVSHRFTIAAAFGNVHGVYKPGNVKLTPVILKNSQEYVAKKYNLAHNPVDFVFHGGSGSTLEEIREAISYGVIKMNIDTDLQFAYTEGVRDYMVSKIDYLKTQIGNPEGADVPNKKYYDPRAWVRQGELTFNARLEEAFKDLNNVNTL from the coding sequence ATGGCACATAATATTAAACCAGGGGTTGCATTTGGAGACCAAGTGCAAGAGATTTTTAAATACGCTAAAGAAAAAGGATTTGCGTTACCAGCGGTAAACGTAACAAGTTCAAGTACTATTAATGGAGTATTAGAAACTGCAGCTAAGTTAAACTCACCTGTAATAATTCAGTTCTCTAATGGAGGTGCTGCATTTATGGCTGGAAAAGGTCTTTCAAATGAAAACCAAAAAGCTGCTATTATTGGAGCTGTTGCTGGAGCTAAACACGTTCATACTTTAGCAGAAGCTTATGGTGTACCTGTAATTTTACATACAGACCATTGTGCTAAAAAATTATTACCTTGGATTGATGGGTTATTAGATGCTGGTGAAGAGTTTATGAAACAATTCGGTAAACCTCTTTTCAGTTCACATATGATTGATTTATCAGAAGAATCAATTGAAGAAAATATTGAAATTTCTAAAAAGTACTTAGCAAGAATGGAAAAACTTGGTATGACATTAGAAATTGAATTAGGAATTACTGGAGGAGAAGAAGATGGAGTTGACAATAGTGATGTTGATACTTCAAGATTATACACTCAACCAGAAGAAGTAGCATATGCATACGAAGAATTATCAAAAGTAAGTCATAGATTTACAATTGCAGCTGCTTTTGGAAACGTTCACGGTGTTTATAAACCAGGAAACGTAAAACTTACTCCTGTAATTTTAAAAAATTCTCAAGAGTATGTTGCTAAAAAATATAATTTAGCGCACAACCCTGTTGATTTTGTTTTCCACGGAGGATCAGGTTCTACATTAGAAGAAATTAGAGAAGCTATTTCTTATGGTGTAATAAAAATGAATATAGACACTGACCTTCAGTTTGCATATACAGAAGGTGTAAGAGACTATATGGTATCAAAAATTGACTATTTAAAAACTCAAATAGGAAACCCAGAAGGAGCAGATGTACCGAATAAAAAGTACTACGATCCTCGTGCTTGGGTAAGACAAGGAGAATTGACTTTTAACGCTCGTTTAGAAGAAGCTTTTAAAGACTTAAACAACGTTAACACCTTATAG
- a CDS encoding ABC transporter permease, translating into MVLYLRLILGSFSFAWAALITNKLRTLLSLLGVTVGIFSIIAVLAAVDSMDKNIKSELSGLDRSMMYVFNHSFGPTDVPKWKIDRFPKVTYEEYDYLKRNLKEVEFISYSVFTRGENIKFGANVVESVNVKPCTSEMEFLDNVKIGNGRFFNEAESTKGAAVVVLGYEIANTLFKNYDPIGKSVRFYGRNFRVVGVVNKQGKALGGSHDETVFFPVNFLRQLYGDTNIKGTPAIVLKPFKGSDIKQFEEEIASKLRMFRGIKVSEENNFFINVFGGMLDMIDEIVGKMNVVGWVISGFSLLVGGFGIANIMFVSVNERTHLIGVQKAIGAKSRFIMFQFLFEAVILALIGGVVGLFLVWGIALLINSFSDFKFVLSFYNIVIGLFLSGIIGLISGLLPARSAAKLDPVEAIRMGG; encoded by the coding sequence ATGGTGTTGTATTTAAGATTGATTTTAGGGAGTTTTAGTTTTGCTTGGGCTGCTTTGATAACTAACAAGTTAAGGACTTTATTATCTCTATTAGGGGTTACAGTTGGTATATTCTCAATCATTGCTGTTCTTGCTGCTGTAGATTCGATGGATAAAAATATAAAGTCTGAATTAAGTGGACTCGACCGAAGTATGATGTACGTTTTTAATCATTCTTTTGGACCAACGGATGTTCCTAAATGGAAGATCGATAGGTTTCCCAAGGTTACTTATGAAGAGTATGATTATTTAAAGAGAAATTTAAAGGAAGTAGAGTTTATATCTTATAGTGTTTTTACGCGTGGTGAGAATATTAAATTTGGAGCTAACGTAGTTGAAAGTGTAAACGTGAAGCCTTGCACCTCTGAAATGGAGTTTTTAGACAATGTAAAAATAGGTAATGGTCGTTTTTTTAATGAGGCAGAATCTACAAAAGGAGCTGCAGTTGTAGTTCTTGGTTATGAAATAGCAAATACTTTGTTTAAAAATTATGATCCAATAGGTAAGTCAGTGCGTTTTTATGGACGTAATTTTCGTGTTGTAGGTGTTGTAAACAAACAAGGTAAAGCACTTGGAGGAAGCCACGATGAAACGGTGTTTTTTCCAGTGAATTTCTTACGTCAGCTTTATGGGGATACAAATATAAAGGGTACTCCTGCTATAGTCCTAAAGCCTTTTAAAGGAAGTGATATCAAACAATTTGAAGAGGAAATAGCTTCTAAGTTGCGAATGTTTCGTGGTATTAAAGTAAGCGAGGAGAATAACTTCTTTATTAATGTCTTTGGGGGGATGTTGGATATGATTGACGAAATTGTAGGGAAGATGAATGTGGTTGGTTGGGTTATAAGTGGCTTCTCTTTATTAGTGGGTGGTTTTGGAATTGCTAATATTATGTTTGTTTCTGTAAATGAAAGGACACACTTAATAGGTGTTCAAAAAGCAATAGGAGCGAAGAGTAGGTTTATTATGTTTCAGTTTCTTTTTGAAGCTGTGATATTGGCTTTGATTGGTGGTGTAGTAGGTTTGTTTTTAGTTTGGGGAATAGCATTGCTTATCAATAGCTTTTCCGATTTTAAGTTTGTGTTGAGCTTTTACAATATTGTAATTGGATTATTCTTATCTGGAATAATTGGTTTAATATCAGGTTTATTGCCAGCTCGTTCAGCGGCTAAATTAGATCCTGTTGAGGCAATTAGAATGGGAGGGTAG
- a CDS encoding GNAT family N-acetyltransferase encodes MQFTIRPAKKEDYDVVPELMLQAMEDIVFSFIQKQDVEEAINFLTILFRKPNNLYSYENTFVAVDEEDNVVGSVTGYNGDDFEKLREPVLELMKAQYQNDLVPEAETEGNEFYLDTVAVSPIVQGKGVGSHLLNHAVTFAKEKGFKQVGLIVDLENPNAMKLYTRLGFKQGKELEFVGGDYYHMYI; translated from the coding sequence ATGCAGTTTACTATTAGACCAGCGAAAAAAGAAGATTACGACGTTGTTCCAGAGTTAATGCTACAAGCAATGGAAGATATTGTTTTTAGTTTTATCCAAAAACAAGACGTTGAAGAAGCAATCAACTTCTTGACTATTCTTTTTAGAAAGCCAAACAATCTGTATAGTTATGAAAATACTTTTGTAGCTGTAGATGAAGAAGACAATGTTGTAGGATCTGTAACAGGATACAATGGAGATGACTTTGAAAAACTTAGAGAGCCGGTCTTAGAATTAATGAAAGCACAATATCAAAATGATTTAGTTCCTGAAGCAGAAACGGAAGGAAATGAGTTTTATTTAGATACTGTAGCTGTTTCTCCTATCGTACAAGGAAAAGGTGTAGGAAGTCATTTATTAAATCACGCTGTTACTTTTGCAAAAGAGAAAGGTTTTAAACAAGTAGGTTTAATCGTTGATTTAGAAAATCCAAATGCAATGAAACTTTACACTCGTTTAGGTTTTAAACAAGGAAAAGAACTTGAATTTGTAGGAGGAGATTATTACCATATGTATATCTAA
- the purH gene encoding bifunctional phosphoribosylaminoimidazolecarboxamide formyltransferase/IMP cyclohydrolase, whose product MNTTKKIQSALISVFDKNGLEPIVKELHKHNVTIYSTGGTETFIKELGIPVVPVEDVTSYPSILGGRVKTLHPKVFGGILNRQDHEGDIAQMKEFDIPQIDLVIVDLYPFEKTVASGAVEADIIEKIDIGGISLIRAAAKNFKDTVIVASVTEYDLFLQMLQNNNGGTSLAERRLLATKAFHVSSHYDSAIFNYFNAEETTLKISIDNGNELRYGENPHQKGHFFGNFDELFQKLHGKELSYNNLLDVDAAVNLMNEFKGGLPTFAILKHNNACGVAQRPTMKQAYLDALAGDPTSAFGGVLIANDKIDVETAKEINKLFCEVVIAPSFDVEAIEILQEKKNRIILVLNDVKLPTKQVRTCLNGILVQDKDNVTDNKDILKTVTKLSPSTKEIDDLLFASKICKHTKSNTIVLVKEGQLCASGTGQTSRVDALRQAIEKANSFDFNLKGAVMASDAFFPFPDCVEIAGNAGITAVIQPGGSIKDDLSINYCDENNIAMVLTGIRHFKH is encoded by the coding sequence ATGAACACAACTAAAAAAATTCAATCGGCATTGATTTCCGTTTTTGATAAGAACGGTTTAGAACCGATTGTTAAAGAGTTACACAAGCACAATGTAACTATTTACTCAACAGGAGGAACAGAAACTTTTATTAAAGAATTAGGTATTCCTGTAGTTCCAGTAGAAGACGTAACATCTTATCCTTCAATATTAGGAGGAAGAGTAAAAACGTTACACCCAAAAGTATTTGGTGGAATATTAAACAGACAAGATCACGAAGGAGATATCGCTCAAATGAAAGAGTTTGATATTCCACAAATAGATTTAGTGATTGTAGACTTATATCCATTTGAAAAAACTGTGGCTTCTGGAGCTGTAGAAGCAGATATTATAGAAAAAATTGATATTGGTGGTATTTCTTTAATTAGAGCTGCTGCTAAGAATTTTAAAGATACAGTAATTGTTGCCTCTGTAACAGAGTATGATTTGTTTTTACAAATGTTACAAAACAACAATGGAGGAACGAGTCTTGCAGAAAGAAGATTATTAGCAACTAAAGCATTCCACGTTTCTTCTCACTATGACAGTGCTATTTTCAATTATTTTAATGCAGAAGAAACTACATTAAAAATCAGTATTGACAATGGTAACGAATTGAGATATGGAGAAAACCCACATCAAAAAGGACACTTCTTTGGTAATTTCGACGAATTATTTCAAAAATTACACGGAAAAGAATTGTCTTACAACAATTTATTAGACGTTGATGCTGCTGTTAATTTAATGAATGAATTTAAAGGAGGATTACCAACCTTCGCTATTTTAAAACACAATAATGCTTGTGGTGTAGCTCAAAGACCTACAATGAAACAAGCATATCTTGATGCTTTAGCAGGAGATCCAACATCTGCTTTTGGAGGTGTTTTGATTGCTAATGACAAAATAGATGTAGAAACAGCAAAAGAAATCAACAAATTATTCTGTGAAGTAGTAATTGCTCCATCATTTGATGTAGAAGCAATAGAAATTTTACAAGAAAAGAAAAATAGAATTATTTTAGTTTTAAACGACGTAAAACTACCTACAAAACAAGTTCGTACTTGTTTAAACGGTATTTTAGTTCAAGATAAAGATAATGTAACAGACAATAAAGACATCTTGAAAACCGTTACTAAATTATCACCTTCTACTAAAGAAATAGATGATTTACTATTTGCTTCTAAAATTTGTAAGCACACTAAATCAAATACAATTGTTTTAGTAAAAGAAGGTCAATTATGCGCTTCAGGAACAGGACAAACATCACGTGTAGATGCATTGCGCCAAGCTATTGAAAAAGCAAACTCTTTTGATTTTAATTTAAAAGGAGCAGTAATGGCAAGTGATGCCTTTTTCCCATTCCCTGATTGTGTAGAAATTGCGGGAAATGCAGGTATAACAGCTGTAATCCAACCAGGAGGATCTATCAAAGACGACTTAAGTATTAATTATTGTGATGAAAATAATATCGCAATGGTACTTACAGGAATTCGTCATTTTAAACATTAA
- a CDS encoding TrmH family RNA methyltransferase has protein sequence MVTKNQIKLIKSLHQKKYRKEHQLFIAEGVKVIGELLKSSLVLEHIYCTEELNFEVSSSMVSLVSKDDMKKMSALTTNSNCLAVFHCAKEEEVNYDDIVVALDNIRDPGNLGTIIRLCDWFGIRHIICTSETVDVYNPKVVQATMGSMVRVNLVYGDLEQMIKDVPDVPVYGTFMDGESIYKQEFVNKGIIVMGNEANGISETIESLVTQKIAIPRFGSLQQTESLNVAMAASIVINEFRRINF, from the coding sequence ATGGTTACGAAAAACCAAATCAAATTAATTAAGAGTTTACATCAGAAAAAATATAGAAAAGAACACCAACTTTTTATAGCAGAAGGGGTTAAAGTGATAGGTGAATTGCTAAAATCGTCTTTAGTTCTTGAGCATATTTATTGTACAGAGGAATTAAACTTTGAAGTTTCTTCTTCAATGGTTTCTCTTGTGAGTAAAGATGATATGAAAAAGATGTCTGCTTTAACGACTAACTCTAATTGTTTGGCTGTATTTCATTGTGCTAAAGAAGAGGAAGTTAACTATGATGATATTGTAGTAGCTCTTGATAATATACGAGATCCAGGTAACTTAGGTACTATTATTCGCCTATGTGATTGGTTTGGTATTCGTCATATTATTTGCACAAGTGAAACAGTTGATGTTTATAATCCAAAGGTGGTACAAGCAACAATGGGATCTATGGTCAGAGTAAATTTAGTTTACGGCGATTTAGAGCAGATGATTAAAGATGTGCCGGATGTTCCTGTTTACGGAACGTTTATGGACGGAGAAAGTATTTATAAACAGGAGTTTGTAAATAAAGGAATAATCGTAATGGGAAATGAAGCTAATGGAATTTCTGAAACAATAGAATCATTAGTAACACAAAAAATAGCAATTCCTCGCTTTGGATCTTTGCAACAAACCGAAAGTTTAAATGTTGCAATGGCAGCGTCTATAGTTATAAATGAGTTTCGTAGAATTAACTTCTAA
- the ubiE gene encoding bifunctional demethylmenaquinone methyltransferase/2-methoxy-6-polyprenyl-1,4-benzoquinol methylase UbiE, giving the protein MSKNITPYEESELGKKQQVEQMFDTISGNYDNLNRMISLGTDQGWRKKVLKLVSDTNPESILDIATGTGDLAILLSKSNATKITGLDLSAGMLEVGKQKIKALNLQNRIEMIQGDSENLPFADNSFDAITVGFGIRNFEDLEKGLSEILRVLKPGGIFVILETSVPTKFPFRQGYFFYTQNIMPFMGKLFSKDQKAYKYLSDSAKNFPFGEELNNILRKVGFKDVKHRPQTMGIATIYSSSK; this is encoded by the coding sequence ATGTCAAAGAATATTACTCCATACGAAGAATCTGAACTTGGTAAAAAACAGCAAGTAGAACAAATGTTTGATACAATTTCTGGAAATTACGATAATTTAAATCGTATGATTTCATTAGGAACTGATCAAGGATGGAGAAAAAAAGTATTAAAATTGGTTTCTGATACAAATCCAGAATCAATCTTAGATATTGCTACAGGAACAGGTGATTTAGCTATTTTGTTATCAAAATCGAACGCAACTAAAATTACAGGTCTTGACTTATCTGCAGGAATGCTTGAAGTTGGTAAACAAAAAATCAAAGCTTTAAATCTTCAAAATAGAATTGAAATGATTCAAGGTGATTCAGAAAATTTACCTTTTGCAGACAATTCTTTTGACGCTATTACTGTTGGTTTTGGAATTAGAAACTTTGAAGACCTTGAAAAAGGACTTTCTGAAATATTAAGAGTTTTAAAACCAGGTGGTATTTTTGTAATTCTTGAAACATCTGTACCTACTAAATTTCCATTTAGACAAGGATACTTCTTCTATACTCAAAACATTATGCCTTTTATGGGGAAATTGTTTTCTAAAGACCAAAAAGCATATAAGTATTTATCTGATTCTGCTAAAAACTTTCCTTTTGGAGAAGAATTAAACAATATTTTAAGAAAAGTTGGGTTTAAAGATGTAAAGCATCGTCCGCAAACTATGGGTATTGCTACTATTTATTCATCTTCGAAATAA
- the accD gene encoding acetyl-CoA carboxylase, carboxyltransferase subunit beta → MAWFKRKEKGIQTPTENKKDIPKGLWYKSPTGKIIDSDELAHNLWVSPEDGYHVRIGSKEYFEILFDNNDYKEIAKSLSSKDILKFEDTKKYVDRLKEAMAKTQLKDAVRVAVGKSKGEKLVVAAMDFAFIGGSMGSVVGEKIARGIDYSLKNNIPFLMISKSGGARMMEAGFSLMQMAKTSAKLAQLSDAKIPYISLCTDPTTGGISASFAMLGDINIAEPGALIGFAGPRIVKDTTGKDLPEGFQTSEFLLEHGFLDFITHRRDLKKNVNQYLDLILNRAMR, encoded by the coding sequence ATGGCTTGGTTTAAAAGAAAAGAAAAAGGAATTCAGACACCAACAGAAAACAAAAAAGATATTCCTAAAGGTTTATGGTATAAATCACCTACTGGAAAAATTATTGATTCTGATGAATTAGCACATAATTTATGGGTAAGTCCAGAGGATGGATATCACGTTCGTATTGGTAGTAAAGAATATTTTGAAATTCTTTTTGACAACAACGACTACAAAGAAATAGCCAAAAGCCTTTCTTCAAAAGATATTTTAAAATTTGAAGATACTAAAAAGTATGTAGATCGTTTAAAAGAAGCAATGGCTAAAACGCAATTGAAAGATGCTGTTAGAGTTGCTGTTGGTAAATCAAAAGGAGAAAAATTAGTAGTTGCTGCTATGGATTTTGCTTTTATTGGAGGTTCTATGGGATCTGTAGTAGGAGAGAAAATTGCACGTGGAATTGACTACTCTTTAAAAAACAACATACCTTTCTTAATGATTTCAAAATCAGGAGGAGCACGTATGATGGAAGCAGGTTTTTCATTAATGCAAATGGCGAAAACTTCTGCAAAATTAGCTCAATTGAGCGATGCTAAAATCCCGTACATTTCATTGTGTACTGACCCTACAACAGGTGGTATTTCTGCATCTTTTGCAATGTTAGGAGATATTAATATCGCTGAACCTGGTGCATTAATTGGATTTGCAGGTCCTCGTATTGTGAAAGATACAACTGGTAAAGATTTACCAGAAGGATTCCAAACATCTGAATTCTTATTAGAACACGGATTCTTGGATTTCATCACTCACAGAAGAGATCTTAAAAAGAATGTAAATCAATATTTAGATTTAATTCTTAACAGAGCAATGAGATAA
- a CDS encoding porin family protein — MKKLLVIIIVLLTSSNSFGQWVFGRNPIINKPDWDKQRVHWGYYLGFNSYDFKFNYDKNFYDKLQEYEEKQGTPSDYTEIQVTSNIGFNVGLVGNLRIMEYIDLRFEPGLYYTKRELRYPSAIINEYFHSQGIANPSTNELNNTSVKSVSSTYIHFPLLLKFSSKRIGNIKPYVLGGASLDLNLSSNHKSDSDNFEGMWRMKNWTANYELGVGIDIYFEYFKFSPSVRGVFGIGDELKRDNKNSPWTGDITSMKTRGLFVNFTFH; from the coding sequence ATGAAAAAACTACTTGTCATAATCATTGTCTTACTTACAAGCTCAAATTCGTTTGGGCAGTGGGTCTTTGGAAGAAATCCTATTATCAATAAACCTGACTGGGACAAACAACGTGTTCATTGGGGGTATTACTTAGGGTTTAACTCTTATGACTTTAAGTTTAATTACGACAAGAACTTTTATGACAAGCTTCAAGAATATGAAGAAAAACAAGGTACACCAAGTGATTATACAGAAATTCAAGTTACATCTAACATTGGATTTAATGTAGGATTGGTTGGTAACTTAAGGATTATGGAATATATAGACTTGCGTTTTGAACCAGGTCTATATTATACCAAAAGAGAATTAAGATACCCTTCTGCTATTATCAATGAATATTTTCATTCACAAGGTATTGCAAACCCTTCAACTAATGAATTGAACAATACTTCAGTTAAAAGTGTAAGTTCAACTTATATTCACTTTCCATTACTTTTGAAGTTCTCTTCTAAGCGAATTGGAAATATTAAACCTTATGTACTGGGTGGTGCTTCTTTAGATTTAAACCTAAGTAGCAATCACAAATCTGACTCTGATAACTTTGAAGGTATGTGGAGAATGAAAAACTGGACTGCTAATTATGAATTAGGAGTTGGTATCGATATTTACTTTGAATACTTTAAGTTTTCACCTTCAGTTCGTGGAGTATTTGGAATTGGTGATGAATTAAAAAGAGATAATAAAAACAGCCCTTGGACTGGAGATATTACCTCTATGAAAACAAGAGGATTATTCGTAAACTTTACCTTCCATTAG
- a CDS encoding BamA/TamA family outer membrane protein gives MSISFFSCSITKRVPENQALLMDNIIIENGKKTTKEDIINQLYQHPNSSLPMTNFRLRLALYNLAKPNADSLYHQWLKEHPRTNKTLEAILSKKQVNRLGESFVISGINNFLIKTGEAPVLLDSLRTTKSIARLSNYYFNKGYFDRTVVNKVDSVGVKKVKNTYTINTGLPYYIDSISTDITTKPLEEIYERSKSKSKIKTNTVFDVQNFEDERKRITAEFRDNGAYHFQELNIRYEVDTVLQKKNKANIEMIIDPRTVKSGDTLIQVPFNIYKISDVNIYTDNSSKNKEYVLDSVHYNNFNIYSSTKLQYKPKALTDAIFITKGSTFSDQRRMLTSRSISNLRTFNYPVIEYIEDQRDSTGQSLISNIYLTSRKKMTFNPSLDITHSNIQDFGIGGSVGLLFRNVFRGAELLEINLKGALGSSRQMNNPNNVFFNVTEYGGDIKLTFPRLLFPIKTEKVIPKTMLPTTSMSFGHSQQRNIGLDKNNFNGIINYSWYPSRKNSFSVDLANIQYVRNTNPQNYFSVYKSSYKRLNDISKEYENVNPDYVDQNGNLTISEGGANHFISEALSPDNPLSINQQDYREIRSIEERRIRLSENNLIIASNVTFTNTTRTNIADNNFYTLKAKVESAGGLMDVIMKSASSKVGPTGKKTILDVEFSQYVKTEVDFVKYWDLGHKKVIAMRLFGGLAVPYGNSNSIPFTRSYFSGGSNDNRGWQSYRLGPGRSGGINDFNEANMKLFFSTEYRFNVAGKWYGALFVDASNVWNVFDDVEQEEYTFNGISSLKDFAVASGFGIRYDFSFFVFRLDFGFKTYNPSIESDRKWFKEFSLKESVLNVGINYPF, from the coding sequence ATGAGCATAAGTTTTTTTTCTTGCTCAATCACGAAGCGCGTTCCTGAGAACCAAGCTTTGTTAATGGATAATATCATTATTGAAAATGGTAAAAAAACGACAAAAGAAGATATAATTAATCAATTGTATCAACACCCGAATAGTTCTTTACCAATGACTAATTTCAGATTGAGATTAGCCTTATATAATCTTGCAAAGCCAAATGCTGACTCATTGTACCATCAATGGCTAAAAGAACATCCAAGGACAAATAAAACATTAGAAGCTATCTTGTCAAAAAAACAAGTGAATAGATTGGGTGAATCATTTGTAATTTCAGGTATTAACAACTTTCTTATTAAAACAGGAGAAGCACCTGTCTTACTTGATTCTTTAAGAACAACTAAATCAATCGCTCGCTTATCAAATTACTACTTTAACAAAGGATACTTTGACCGTACAGTAGTTAATAAGGTTGATAGCGTTGGCGTAAAGAAAGTAAAAAACACATATACTATTAATACTGGACTTCCTTACTATATAGATAGTATTAGTACTGATATTACAACAAAACCTTTAGAGGAAATATACGAAAGATCGAAATCAAAGAGCAAGATAAAAACTAATACAGTTTTCGATGTTCAAAATTTTGAAGATGAACGTAAAAGGATAACTGCTGAATTTAGAGACAATGGTGCTTATCATTTTCAAGAATTAAATATTCGCTATGAAGTAGACACCGTTTTACAGAAAAAAAACAAAGCTAATATTGAAATGATCATTGACCCGAGAACAGTAAAATCGGGAGATACACTTATTCAAGTACCTTTTAATATTTACAAAATAAGTGATGTCAATATTTACACTGACAATAGCTCTAAAAACAAAGAGTATGTATTAGACAGTGTACATTATAACAATTTTAATATTTATAGTTCAACCAAACTACAATACAAACCGAAAGCCTTAACAGACGCTATATTTATCACAAAAGGAAGTACTTTTAGTGACCAAAGACGTATGCTTACTTCCCGTTCGATTAGTAACTTGCGTACATTTAATTATCCTGTAATTGAATACATTGAAGACCAAAGAGATTCTACTGGACAATCATTAATCAGTAACATCTATTTGACTTCAAGAAAAAAAATGACTTTCAACCCTTCGTTAGATATCACACACTCAAATATACAAGACTTTGGTATTGGAGGAAGTGTTGGACTTTTATTTAGAAACGTATTTAGAGGGGCAGAACTTTTAGAGATAAATTTAAAAGGAGCATTAGGTTCATCAAGACAAATGAACAATCCTAATAACGTTTTCTTCAATGTTACAGAATATGGTGGAGACATTAAGTTAACTTTTCCAAGATTATTATTCCCTATCAAAACAGAAAAAGTGATTCCTAAAACAATGTTGCCTACAACTTCTATGAGTTTTGGACATTCACAACAAAGAAATATTGGGCTGGATAAAAACAACTTTAATGGTATTATTAACTATAGCTGGTATCCATCAAGAAAGAACTCTTTTAGCGTTGACTTAGCCAATATACAATATGTTAGAAATACCAATCCGCAAAACTATTTTAGTGTATATAAATCATCCTATAAAAGATTAAATGACATTTCTAAAGAATATGAAAATGTCAATCCAGATTACGTTGACCAAAACGGCAACCTTACAATCTCTGAAGGAGGGGCTAATCACTTCATTAGTGAAGCATTAAGCCCAGACAATCCTCTAAGCATTAATCAACAAGATTATAGAGAAATTAGAAGTATTGAAGAAAGAAGAATTCGTCTATCAGAAAACAACCTTATCATTGCCTCAAACGTTACATTTACTAACACAACACGTACTAATATTGCTGACAACAACTTCTATACACTAAAAGCAAAAGTAGAATCGGCTGGTGGATTAATGGACGTTATTATGAAAAGTGCCAGTTCTAAAGTAGGCCCTACAGGTAAGAAAACAATCTTAGATGTAGAGTTCTCTCAATATGTAAAAACAGAAGTAGACTTCGTTAAATATTGGGATTTAGGACATAAAAAAGTAATAGCAATGCGTTTATTTGGAGGATTAGCCGTTCCGTATGGTAACTCCAATTCGATTCCCTTTACACGTAGTTACTTTTCAGGAGGATCAAATGACAACAGAGGATGGCAATCCTATAGACTTGGTCCAGGGCGAAGTGGCGGAATTAACGATTTCAATGAAGCTAATATGAAACTATTTTTCAGTACAGAATATAGATTCAATGTAGCAGGAAAATGGTATGGTGCACTGTTTGTAGACGCATCGAATGTATGGAACGTTTTTGATGATGTAGAACAAGAAGAATATACATTTAATGGGATATCATCCTTAAAAGATTTTGCAGTAGCATCAGGATTTGGAATTCGCTATGATTTTAGTTTCTTTGTATTCCGATTAGACTTTGGATTTAAAACATACAATCCATCCATAGAATCAGATCGCAAGTGGTTTAAAGAGTTTAGCCTAAAAGAATCGGTTCTAAATGTTGGAATTAATTATCCATTCTAA